The Ruminococcaceae bacterium KH2T8 genomic sequence GGACTGCCGCTAAGGATACCGTAGACTATCTGATAGACAGGCACCTTAAATTAAATAAATAATATAGGGAAATTTCAGCAGAATTGTTATATAATATCCGAAGTTTGGTCTTAGGGAGGATAACATGACATTTCTGCATGTTTTGTACCAGTTACTTATAGGTCCGTTGGGATTGTTCTTTGAGATGGTGTTCGCGATCGTAAACAGATTGCTCCCCAATCCCGGACTTACGATCATAGTCTTGAGTCTTATAGTCAACATCCTCGTACTTCCTTTGTATAACAGGGCTGATGCCATGCAGGCAGAGGAGCGCGAGATCGAAGAGCGCCTGGCTCCCAGGATCGCTCAGATCAAGAAAGCATTCAAGGGCGACGAGCGCATGATGATGCTCCAGACCTACTATCGCCAGAACAACTACAGCCCCATGCACGTGCTCAAGGGTTCTTTCTCACTTCTTCTGCAGGTGCCTTTCTTCATGGCTGCATATAATCTCCTTTCCGGAATGAGCCTTCTTCAGGGCGTATCTTTCGGACCTATCAGGGATCTTGGAGCACCCGATCAGATGCTCGCGATCGGCGGTATCACACTTAATGTACTTCCCATCCTGATGACACTCATCAACTTCGTTGCGGGATTTATCTATCTTCGCGGAATGCCGGTAAAGGCAAAGGTACAGATGTACGGCATGGCTGTCGTATTCCTTGTGCTCCTTTATAATTCTCCCGCAGGTCTTGCCTTTTACTGGACACTCAATAACGTATTCTCGCTCTTTAAGAATCTCTTCTTAAAGCTCAAGCACTCTAAGCTCATCCTGAGTATCGGTCTTGCGGTCATAGGAGCGGCTATGTTCGTATATGCGATCGCCGTACCTCCTCAAAGAGGATCTTCAAAGATCACGGTATTCCTCGTGCTCCTTGCTCTCGGCCTGATGATCCCTCTTGCACTTCGTATTGCAGGCAAGAGAGTCAAGATTGATCTTCCCAAGTTCACTCCCACGTCTTCCGATACGAAGATGTTCATGCTCGGATGCTCCCTTATGGCTCTTCTTACAGGACTTCTTGTTCCTTCGGCTCTTATCGAGTCATCTCCTACGGAGTTCGTAAATATCTTCAGCATGAGGAACCCCAATATCTATGTCGTATGCTCCGGCATCTCGGCAGCAGGTCTTTTCCTTATCTGGTTCCCGCTGTTTTATTATCTTGCATCTCCCGTCATAAAGAGAGTCATGAGCTATATCGTTCTTGCGATGGCAGGCGTATTCGCGATCGACTACTTCTGCTTTGATACGGACCTCGGTACGCTCTCTGCTAACTTCGTTTTCGATGATATGCCCAAGTTCGCATCGGGCGCGATCAACAAGAATCTTCTCGTCGTTGCACTTACGGCGATCGTCGTTATCGCTCTTTACAGATTCCTTCCCAAGATCACGAATACGGTCGTTGCGGCAGGATGTCTCGTTATCCTTGCGATGTCAGTCATGAACATCGTGAAGATCAATAAGGAATATGAGACGATCTGTAATGTCGGAACTCCCGAGATCCCCGTTGTTACATTGAGCACAGAGGGACAGAATGTCGTAGTCATCATGCTCGACCGTGCGCTCAGTGCGG encodes the following:
- a CDS encoding membrane protein insertase, YidC/Oxa1 family, C-terminal domain-containing protein, whose product is MTFLHVLYQLLIGPLGLFFEMVFAIVNRLLPNPGLTIIVLSLIVNILVLPLYNRADAMQAEEREIEERLAPRIAQIKKAFKGDERMMMLQTYYRQNNYSPMHVLKGSFSLLLQVPFFMAAYNLLSGMSLLQGVSFGPIRDLGAPDQMLAIGGITLNVLPILMTLINFVAGFIYLRGMPVKAKVQMYGMAVVFLVLLYNSPAGLAFYWTLNNVFSLFKNLFLKLKHSKLILSIGLAVIGAAMFVYAIAVPPQRGSSKITVFLVLLALGLMIPLALRIAGKRVKIDLPKFTPTSSDTKMFMLGCSLMALLTGLLVPSALIESSPTEFVNIFSMRNPNIYVVCSGISAAGLFLIWFPLFYYLASPVIKRVMSYIVLAMAGVFAIDYFCFDTDLGTLSANFVFDDMPKFASGAINKNLLVVALTAIVVIALYRFLPKITNTVVAAGCLVILAMSVMNIVKINKEYETICNVGTPEIPVVTLSTEGQNVVVIMLDRALSAEVPYIFAEKPELAAQFDGFTYYPNTISHGPFTNFGTPGLFGGYEYVPERMNERSDEALVDKHDEALLMMPVLFGENGYHVTVFDPPYAGYQQIPDLSIYDGYDYIDAFNAVEGVNARETQGIDDKEAMRERNIFCYSLFRVLPTVAKGTVYNNGRYNNLAAEAAVGLYEQVRDSLSTATGFNELFMKSYTLLDVLPNITNIDEGSSDNLFLMDNGATHEPVYLQAPDYVPVMNVDNTEYDAAHADRNVLDGRVMNLDTTSQVAHYDVNMASYLALGRWFDYLREMGVYDNTRIIIVADHGRDIGQFDDMVYFDGSLDTMWINPVLMVKDFGASGFTTDTTFMTNADVPTIATTGVIANPVNPFTGNPINSEPKNDEQQIIISEEFEPSINNGNQYMPGEWYTVHDDIFDENNWQYLGNW